Proteins from a genomic interval of Lolium perenne isolate Kyuss_39 chromosome 1, Kyuss_2.0, whole genome shotgun sequence:
- the LOC127295107 gene encoding uncharacterized protein isoform X1 → MVNASKPISDPDTDLHCGVDDLFPICAVTLSQRLCDKQSNTNPSGKKCVIGMSKCTTSPVSVADTIVKAQLSNDSPDAQITGVRNFNVSCSQLCTEPDDASKVISNSIISCAKPDVDCSFDNTSASDFRYGIKGITCSSREEKPPYSPRRVLQSNPSSVPVANRFPVSALERRYYAVFCRLGLSERYQCMTAIIYRKVRCSYLSLGRSLMPRGHVNNFLISALCRKLYDDCHPSVSKKHYFFCYIGENILKYNNKDQFRLIQNAFKGASLAKKIDECRLLFFPICHCKHWFLFVVDLQNHLFVFMDSLFSMKSLYQVVVRGLLVGNFKQLWKEIVDPEYSFDNFRIVYPAMPRQGNGHDCGVFVMKCMEIWTPGADLRDYFLVVNIPNIRVQYANQLFFSSKNTADKSLVNQLFREGKFHGVRKSITSGSNDDQAIKK, encoded by the exons ATGGTCAATGCCAGCAAACCTATTTCTGACCCTGATACAGACCTTCACTGTGGCGTGGATGATTTATTTCCGATTTGTGCTGTGACGCTCAGCCAGCGACTTTGTGACAAG CAATCAAATACTAATCCTTCCGGTAAAAAATGTGTGATTGGTATGAGTAAATGTACAACTTCTCCTGTTTCTGTTGCTGACACAATTGTGAAAGCCCAACTT TCCAATGATTCTCCAGATGCACAGATTACTGGTGTAAGGAATTTTAATGTGAGCTGCAGTCAGTTGTGTACAGAACCTGATGATGCTTCCAAGGTCATATCCAATAGCATTATTAGTTGTGCAAAGCCTGATGTAGATTGCTCTTTCGATAATACCTCCGCGTCCGATTTTCGGTATGGTATAAAGGGCATCACTTGTTCTTCTAGAGAAGAGAAACCACCTTATAGTCCGAGGAGAGTTCTTCAATCCAATCCTTCTTCTGTCCCCGTTGCAAATCGATTTCCGGTCTCTGCTCTCGAGAGGAGGTATTATGCAGTGTTTTGCAGACTTGGACTGAGCGAAAGATATCAGTG CATGACTGCCATCATATATCGCAAAGTTCGCTGCTCCTACCTCTCTCTAGGTCGGTCATTGATGCCACGGGGTCACGTCAATAACTTTTTGATTTCTGCTCTATGCCGGAAACTGTATGATGATTGCCATCCGTCAGTTTCCAAAAAGCATTACTTCTTCTGTTATATCGGG GAAAATATTCTCAAATACAATAATAAAGATCAGTTTAGACTCATACAAAATGCTTTTAAAGGTGCAAGTCTAGCAAAGAAAATTGATGAGTGTAGACTG CTATTTTTTCCTATATGCCATTGTAAGCACTGGTTTCTATTTGTTGTCGATCTCCAAAACCATCTATTTGTATTTATGGATTCGTTATTCAGTATGAAGTCTCTTTATCAAGTTGTGGTCAGAGGCTTGCTT GTTGGTAATTTCAAGCAACTGTGGAAAGAGATAGTTGATCCAGAGTATAGCTTCGATAATTTCAGAATTGTCTATCCTGCTATGCCCAGACAAGGAAACGG GCATGATTGCGGTGTCTTTGTCATGAAATGTATGGAAATATGGACTCCTGGAGCTGATCTTCGTGATTATTTCTTGGTAGTCAATATTCCAAACATAAGGGTTCAATATGCAAATCAGCTGTTCTTCAGTTCAAAGAATACTGctgataaatctttggtaaatcaGCTCTTTAGAGAG GGCAAATTTCACGGTGTCAGAAAGAGTATAACTTCAGGTTCAAATGATGACCAGGCAATTAAGAAATAG
- the LOC127295126 gene encoding uncharacterized protein, with protein sequence MSGGQEGAEGSDHIMDLDEDQNNLKTKRSRATNWPKVMSKFLLDWYLEKKKAMPPKTNFKKTHHHYCQSALNARFGSTYTVDQVHRHLRRFKEVWNIVARYMNQKGSSFDKKHRMLILPSATMAALPLAERAIVVKPIPFFYHLQALFSDYPVDGASMTDLCTDADNDDELETPDPLNMMVAHAGTANPDEADLEKVVLEGEDGCNEVAVISGTAVPCEAMTGTSAPSAEPSGSAESTMAALKPSLKKCKVVSKAKANPKPQALPAHDSRKTDALNRNLIGIHDSLAKPIRTAQPSSDPNAPLWNMLKQIPLTPADRLSVGIHLCRPESEVHRSFFMSMGKDYLEAWAHKFLAGGEPGAL encoded by the exons ATGTCCGGAGGCCAAGAAGGCGCCGAGGGGTCAG ATCACATCATGGACCTAGACGAAGACCAGAACAACTTGAAAACCAAAAGGTCAAGAGCTACAAATTGGCCTAAAGTAATGTCGAAATTTTTACTTGATTGGTACCTTGAGAAAAAGAAGGCGATGCCGCCTAAGACCAATTTTAAGAAGACACACCACCATTATTGCCAATCTGCACTAAATGCTAGATTTGGGTCAACATACACTGTTGATCAGGTCCATCGCCATTTAAGGCGTTTCAAGGAGGTTTGGAATATTGTGGCGCGTTACATGAACCAGAAAGGGAGCAGCTTTGACAAGAAACACAGAATGTTAATACTACCTTCTGCAACCATGGCTGCTCTACCT TTAGCGGAACGAGCTATTGTCGTTAAACCCATTCCATTCTTCTACCATTTGCAAGCTCTCTTCAGCGATTACCCAGTTGATGGTGCCTCTATGACGGACCTGTGTACCGATGCTGACAATGATGATGAATTGGAAACCCCAGATCCATTGAACATGATGGTCGCTCATGCAGGCACAGCAAACCCAGACGAAGCAGACCTGGAAAAAGTTGTTTTGGAGGGAGAAGATGGCTGCAATGAGGTTGCAGTTATTAGCGGCACTGCAGTGCCTTGTGAAGCTATGACAGGCACTAGTGCACCATCTGCCGAACCATCTGGATCGGCCGAAAGCACAATGGCTGCTCTCAAACCCAGCTTGAAGAAGTGCAAGGTAGTCAGCAAAGCAAAAGCAAATCCAAAGCCGCAGGCCCTTCCAGCACATGATAGCAGGAAAACGGATGCGTTGAACAGGAACTTAATAGGGATCCATGACAGTCTTGCCAAACCAATACGGACAGCACAACCATCGTCAGACCCAAATGCTCCCCTGTGGAACATGCTAAAGCAAATTCCGTTGACACCTGCTGATAGGCTATCAGTTGGGATTCATCTGTGTAGGCCAGAGTCCGAAGTGCATCGAAGTTTTTTCATGAGCATGGGCAAGGATTACTTGGAGGCATGGGCCCACAAGTTTTTGGCTGGAGGGGAACCTGGAGCCTTATAG
- the LOC127295097 gene encoding uncharacterized protein, producing the protein MAMAQAGIGVTRVVMLIGAGMAGSVVLRNGRLSEILTEMQEFLEKADKGKEAGGGGADHGISDALNEVRLLAMQVRQLGSPRSITVLNGGSGQSGLSGLIVPAATVGALGYGYMWWKGISFADLMYVTKQNMANVVSSMTKHLEQVQTSLAAAKKHLTQRIEKLDDKLDQQKALSGQIKDDVTGARLKLETIGSEIRNIKDLVWGLDEKMDSMEAKQNFSCAGVMYLCQFIEQNGGKLPERLEGIKPSAKRFSSIGIQGLQLAIETGDFSDFSNADSTDKISRSNSLKSVS; encoded by the exons ATGGCGATGGCGCAGGCGGGCATCGGCGTCACCCGCGTCGTGATGCTCATCGGCGCCGGCATGGCCGGGTCCGTCGTcctccgcaacggccgcctctccgAGATCCTCACCGAGATGCAG GAGTTTCTGGAGAAGGCGGACAAGGGGAAggaagccggtggtggtggtgcggacCACGGCATCAGTGACGCGCTCAACGAG GTGCGCCTCCTAGCCATGCAGGTACGTCAGCTAGGTTCTCCACGCTCCATAACTGTTCTCAACGGAGGTTCTGGACAATCAG GATTATCGGGACTAATAGTACCTGCAGCAACTGTTGGGGCACTCGGTTATGGTTATATGTGGTGGAAA GGAATCTCTTTTGCGGACTTGATGTATGTCACCAAGCAAAACATGGCAAACGTTGTTTCAAGTATGACTAAACATCTGGAGCAAGTCCAGACCTCTCTTGCT GCTGCTAAAAAGCATTTGACACAACGTATTGAGAAGTTGGATGACAAATTGGATCAGCAAAAGGCGCTTTCTGGGCAAATAAAAGATGAT GTTACTGGTGCACGATTAAAGCTTGAGACTATTGGTTCAGAGATTAGGAACATCAAGGATTTAGTCTGGGGTCTG GATGAGAAGATGGATTCAATGGAAGCTAAACAG AATTTTTCATGCGCCGGTGTGATGTACCTCTGCCAATTCATAGAGCAAAATGGTGGGAAGCTCCCAGAACGCCTG GAAGGCATTAAGCCATCTGCGAAGCGTTTTTCGTCAATTGGCATACAG GGTTTGCAACTAGCCATAGAAACAGGGGATTTCAGTGATTTCAGCAATGCTGATTCCACTGACAAGATAAGCAG GTCCAACTCGTTGAAGTCTGTCAGCTGA
- the LOC127295107 gene encoding uncharacterized protein isoform X2, which produces MVNASKPISDPDTDLHCGVDDLFPICAVTLSQRLCDKQSNTNPSGKKCVIGMSKCTTSPVSVADTIVKAQLSNDSPDAQITGVRNFNVSCSQLCTEPDDASKVISNSIISCAKPDVDCSFDNTSASDFRYGIKGITCSSREEKPPYSPRRVLQSNPSSVPVANRFPVSALERRYYAVFCRLGLSERYQCMTAIIYRKVRCSYLSLGRSLMPRGHVNNFLISALCRKLYDDCHPSVSKKHYFFCYIGENILKYNNKDQFRLIQNAFKGASLAKKIDECRLLFFPICHCKHWFLFVVDLQNHLFVFMDSLFSMKSLYQVVVRGLLVGNFKQLWKEIVDPEYSFDNFRIVYPAMPRQGNGQYSKHKGSICKSAVLQFKEYC; this is translated from the exons ATGGTCAATGCCAGCAAACCTATTTCTGACCCTGATACAGACCTTCACTGTGGCGTGGATGATTTATTTCCGATTTGTGCTGTGACGCTCAGCCAGCGACTTTGTGACAAG CAATCAAATACTAATCCTTCCGGTAAAAAATGTGTGATTGGTATGAGTAAATGTACAACTTCTCCTGTTTCTGTTGCTGACACAATTGTGAAAGCCCAACTT TCCAATGATTCTCCAGATGCACAGATTACTGGTGTAAGGAATTTTAATGTGAGCTGCAGTCAGTTGTGTACAGAACCTGATGATGCTTCCAAGGTCATATCCAATAGCATTATTAGTTGTGCAAAGCCTGATGTAGATTGCTCTTTCGATAATACCTCCGCGTCCGATTTTCGGTATGGTATAAAGGGCATCACTTGTTCTTCTAGAGAAGAGAAACCACCTTATAGTCCGAGGAGAGTTCTTCAATCCAATCCTTCTTCTGTCCCCGTTGCAAATCGATTTCCGGTCTCTGCTCTCGAGAGGAGGTATTATGCAGTGTTTTGCAGACTTGGACTGAGCGAAAGATATCAGTG CATGACTGCCATCATATATCGCAAAGTTCGCTGCTCCTACCTCTCTCTAGGTCGGTCATTGATGCCACGGGGTCACGTCAATAACTTTTTGATTTCTGCTCTATGCCGGAAACTGTATGATGATTGCCATCCGTCAGTTTCCAAAAAGCATTACTTCTTCTGTTATATCGGG GAAAATATTCTCAAATACAATAATAAAGATCAGTTTAGACTCATACAAAATGCTTTTAAAGGTGCAAGTCTAGCAAAGAAAATTGATGAGTGTAGACTG CTATTTTTTCCTATATGCCATTGTAAGCACTGGTTTCTATTTGTTGTCGATCTCCAAAACCATCTATTTGTATTTATGGATTCGTTATTCAGTATGAAGTCTCTTTATCAAGTTGTGGTCAGAGGCTTGCTT GTTGGTAATTTCAAGCAACTGTGGAAAGAGATAGTTGATCCAGAGTATAGCTTCGATAATTTCAGAATTGTCTATCCTGCTATGCCCAGACAAGGAAACGG TCAATATTCCAAACATAAGGGTTCAATATGCAAATCAGCTGTTCTTCAGTTCAAAGAATACTGctga